The DNA window GAAATAACCACCATTATCATTTAATTCTAAACTTGGTTCACCATTTTCTTTAAGTCTAAATAAGAAAAATTCTGGTTCTGGTCCTAGGTTTAAAGTATCAAAACCTAATTTTTTCATTCTTTCAAGCGTTCTTTTTAAGTTACCACGTGGATCACCAGCAAAAGGTTTTCCATCTACAGTATAAACGTCACATATGAAACGAGCTACTTTACCGTATTCGCTATCCCAAGAAAATACTAAGAATGTGTTTAAATCAGGGTAAAGATACATATCACTTTCTTCGATTCGTACAAAACCTTCAATAGATGAACCATCAAACATCATTTTATTATCCAATACTTTTTCAATTTGACTAACAGGTACTTCTACATTTTTGATTGTTCCAGTAATGTCAGTAAATTGTAATCGAATATACTTAACGTTTTCATCTTCAATTCTTTTAATTATTTCTTCTCTAGTAATAGTTTTAGCCATGTTGTTCTCCTTATTTTGTAGAAAATTATTGTAAAAAAATCTAACACTAAAATTTATTGTTTTTGTTGTTATAAAATCTAGATAAATCACCACGTCCAATTGAGCGTTCTCTAGGCAAACCATTTGGTCCTGCGAAAATATCGTTATGGATAATCTGTCTGATTTGAGTTGTTTCAGCAGGTACTTCTTTTTTGTTAATAATTTCATCGATAGCTTTTAGACTAAAGCCTTTTGTAATTAAGTCTTTAATAGTTAATAATTTATCGATATCATTAAAAGAAAAAAGCCTAGTATTACCTTCAGTACGTTTTGGAGTGAAGAGTTTTTTTTCTTCATAGTATCTTATTTGTCTTGCAGTAAGTTGAGTAATTTTTGTTACTACACTTATAGAAAAAACTGGAAGATTTTTTTGTAATTCTTTAAACCCCATAATAGTACCTCTCTAATAAGATTTTGTGAAATAAATATTTTATATCTATATAGATATGATAACAAAAAAAGTAAATAAAATAAAGTGTATGTTAGAAAACCTTACATCGTAAAATTACGTAAATATAATAAGGGGTTTTAGATATGTTTTTTATAATTATAGAATAAAGTATGTTTAAAATTTTTCAAAATCATGATAAAATAAGGTTATATAAAAAAGAAAGGATGATAGTATGGCGATATTCTTATCTGTTATAGTTTTTATTATAACTTTTGTATTACTACTGGGTTCATACATAGTATTAGTAGCAAATAATAAAATAAAAAGAAGACGTATGGATAAAGTATTGAAATTGGTGGCTGCATACAGTTTAATTACTGCATTAGTATACTGCTATCAATATTTATACTTATAAAAAATATATATTACAATTAAATATTAAGTTTGGATGTGAAAATTTTGAAAAAAGATTCCTTGTTTAAAGGGACTGCGATACTTAGTTTAAGTTTGATTTTAACGAAAATTTTAGGTGCGATATATCTTATTCCTTTTTATCAGATAATTGGTGGAGAGGAGCAAATGGCTTTATTCAATTACGGATATAGTTATTATGCTACGATACTTGAGATATCTGGAGCAGGAACACCTCTTGCAATAGCGAAATTGGTTGCCAAATATAATGCAATAGGAGCATATAGTGTTAGTAGAAGAATTTATAAACTAGGATCTTGGTTACTAGTAGTAATGGGGATAGTTGGTTTTTGTATCTTATTTTTTGGTTCAGGATTTATATCTGATCAAATTCTTATAAGTAATCAACAAAAATTTACTCCACAAGATGGTGCCTTGGTGCTTAAAAGTTTAAGTTTTGGTATTCCATTAGTTTTAGTATCTTCAGGTCTTAGAGGATTATTCCAAGGGCACGAGATAATGTTGCCTTCAGCACTGAGTCAATTTATTGAACAGGTAGCTCGAATTGCTTTTATGTTAGGTGCAACATATTTCATTATGAAGGTACTAGGATATGGAGTAGTTGAAGGGAATGTTAGTGCTACATTTGCAGCTGCAGTTGGAGCTGTTTTTTCTTTAATTACACTTTTCTTTTTTTATTCTAAAAATAGACGAAGTTTAGATTTTAATATAGAAGATGATGAAGTACAACTTGACATTTCAACATCAGCATTAGTGAAGGAATTCTTCTCAGTTTCTATACCATTTATATTTATAGTAGGTCTATTTCCAATTCTAAATATTATAGACCAACATAATTTTATTCATGGGATGACAGAAATAGGGAAAGCGGATATTGTAGATGGAAGATTCTCAGCATTACAGCTTGTTAATAAAGTAGTAATGATTGCAGTTGCTATTGCTCCAGCGTTTTCTAGTACATTTTTACCTTCTATTACTAGATTGTTTGCCCAAGGTGATAGAATCACTGTTAGTAGTCAAATTAATAAAGTTATTTTGTCATTAATGATGATTGTACTTCCAGCTCTAGTTGGAATGTATGTTCTTGCTGATCCAATTTATTCTGCTTTTTATAGTAGAAGTTTAGAAAATGCTGATTTACTAAGATTTTATTTACCTCTAGCAGTGCTATATTCTATTTATAGTTTAACAAGTATAATTATGCAAGCTGTAAATAAGCAACTATTAAATCTTGCAGCGATTATAGTGGGGTTAGTAGTTAAGTACGTAACTATTACTCCATTTGTTATGAAATTTGAGACGAATGGTGTAATTTTATCTTCAATCACAACTTACCTTGTGATGATTAGTATAAACTTAGTTATTATAAATACAGCGGTTAGACTTAAAATTTTTGAGTTCCTATCTAGATTTTTAATAATCTTAAGTAGTTGCTTTATCATGTTTATCACTGTTGCAGCTATTTATGAATCGATATTATCTAATTTTGTTATTGAATCAAAAATTTCAAGTATGATACTAATTATGATTTGTGCAATCTTTGGTATTGTTATCTATTTCTTCAGTATAACTATGATGAAATTCGATGAATATTTATTTGGAAGAAAGATTAAAATTTCATCTTTAAGAAGATTAAGGAGATAAGAATAGTGAGGCTAGATAAATTTATTAGTACAACTACGACATTAAGTAGAGCAGAAGCGAAAAAAGTTATTAAAAAGGGGATATTAATTAACGACAAATTAATAAAGAGTCCTGATTATAAGGTTGATGAGATTAATGATCAGGTAATTTTAGATGGAAAAAGGTTGGTTTATCAAAAATATGTCTATATTATGATGAACAAGCCGCAAGATACGATATCTGCAACAGAAGATGCGATTGAAAAAACAGTTGTGGATATTTTAAAAGAAGAAGATCGCATTCACAAAGTATTTCCAGTCGGTAGACTTGATAAGGATACTGAAGGACTTATGTTGCTGACGAATGATGGAGAGTTAGCTCATAGATTGATATCTCCCAAAAAAGATGTAGTAAAAAAATACTATGTTGAGGTAAGTGGAGAATTGAAAGAGGAGCATCTTCCAATTATTGAAGCTGGTGTAACACTAGAAGATGGATATAAATGTAAGGCTGCTAAATTAGAAATACTAGAAAGCAACGAGGATGAGAGTAAAGCAAATATATACATAACTGAAGGGAAATTTCATCAAGTGAAAAGAATGATGAAATCACTAGGGACAACAGTAACATATTTAAAGAGATTATCTATTGGTAGTTTAAAATTAGATGAGAATCTAAAATTAGGTGATTATAGATATTTAACAGAAGAGGAACTAAATAAATTAAATAAATAACGGAGGGATATATAATGAGTATCGATTTTAAAAAAGAGGTTCTTAATCATAAGGAGGACTTACTTAAAGATTTATTTGAGTTATTGAGTGTACGTTCAATTTTAGGAACAGATATAACTGAGGAAACTCCATTTGGAAGCGGACCAAGAGAAGCATTAGACCTAATTTTATCTTTTGGTGAACGTGATGGTTACAAGACTAAATTAGTAGAAAATAAAGCTGGACATATTGAAGTAGGGCAAGGTGAAGAATTATTTGGTATTCTTGGTCACGTTGATGTGGTACCTGTAGTAGAAGCAGACTGGACTAGTCATCCATTTAAACCAGAAATAAGAGATGGTAAAATATTTGCTCGTGGGTCATTAGATGACAAAGGGCCTACAATGGCAGCTTATTACGCGGTTAAGTTATTGGATAAACTTGGTGTAAAATGGAATAAACGTGTAAGAGTTATTATTGGAAGTGATGAAGAAACTGGATTTAGATGTGTTGAAGCGTACTTTAAACACGAAGAACAACCAGCATCTGGATTTACACCAGATGCAATGTTCCCATTAGTGTATGCTGAAAAAGCAAGAGCAACTTTCGATCACAAATTGAAATTTGTGGTAGAAGATGGCAACTATAATTATAAACTTGTTAAATTTAATGGTGGTCAAGTTTTAAATATGGTTATTGCCAGTGCAAAAGCTGAATTAGTTGGTGAAGTATCAGATATTAAAGAAAAATTTGAAAACTTCTTAGTACTAGAAAAACTAGATGGTGAAGTTACTGTTGAAGATACAATTAAACTTACACTTAAAGGAAAAGCAGCACACGGATCAACACCACAATATGGAGTTAATGGTGCAACAAAATTAGCAGAATTTTTAAGTACATTAGGACTAGATAATAATGGTAAAAACTTTGTAGATTATATAGTAGAAAAACTTGCTAATGATCCATTCGGCGAAAAATTAGGAATTGATTATTCTGATAATGAAATGGGAGAAGCTACATATAACTATGGTATTATAGATTATGATTTATTGAAAAAGGTTGGTATTGTTTCAACGGATTGTCGTCATCCTATGAAGTTTGATTTAGTAGCTAGATTGAATGGAGTTAAGGTAGATAATATTGATATTGAAGTTACAAGTACTAAAGAAGCGCATTATGTACCGAAAGATGATGAATTAGTAACTACGTTAATGGATGTTTATAGAAAACATACAGGGGATACTAAAAATGATGCGTTTGTATTAGGTGGAGGAACATATGCACGTTGCCTTAAAAAAGGTGTTGCATTTGGATTACTTTTCCCTGATAAAGAAGATACTATGCATCAAGCAAATGAATATTTAGAAGTAGAAGATTTATTATTAGCTACTGCAATTTATGCAGAAGGAATTTACAAACTTTGTTGTGAATAATAAATTTTATAAAAATATTTATTTGATATAATGTTTATTTTGTAAAAAATAAGATAATAAGCAATCTCGAAGATATTAATTCTAATTTTTGTATATATAAATTATAATATCTTTGAGATTTTTAATTTTAGTAAAAAAATAGTATCTTGAAAAAAAAGGTTAAAGAATGTAAAATATATAGTGCATTATAATTTTTAAAAAGAGATTGAAGAAAGGAGCAGTATAAAATATGTCTAAAGAATATTATCAGATGGGCTGGACTTTAGATGATACATATAACGAAGATTATTTTTGTTCGAGAGATAATCAACGTTACTTTATAAAAAAAAATACTACTCCGATGATAGCAACTCTTTCTGCAGAAGGTATTGTACCTAGATTAAGATGGACTAAGCGAATTAGTAATGGAGATGTATTAATCGCACAAGATTTTGAAAATGGTAGAACGTTAAATACGGAAGATATGACGGACAAACGTATACCTGAAATTTTGAAAAAAGTGCATGGATCATCAAAATTAAAAAGAATTATGAAAGCTCAAGGTTATGCTGAAGAAACAGCAGCTAGATCGCTTTGTAATTTAAAATCAATTATTGCTGATGACCTTAGAAAAAATAATAATATTATCGATGCATTAAATTATTTAGAAAAGTGTTTACCAGATGACGATGTAGAATATACACCTTGTCACACGGATTTACATAAAGATAACTGGTTACTTTCAGATCAAGGTAAGTTATTTTTAGTAGATTGGGAACACTCTATACTTTGTGACCCTGCTATTGATATTTCATTTGTATTATATCGATATATTCCACAAAATGAATGGAATGAATGGTTAAAAATTTATGGGCAAGAACCGACAATAAAGTATAGAAATAGACTAAAATGGTATATAACTTTACAATCTGTCATAATGATAGTTTGGTATCATGAGAAGAAACAATTATCAGAAATGAACTCGTGGTTAGTCTTTTTAAATAGTATTTTTAACGATTTTATATAAGCATTAAGTAGGAAAATCCTAATTAATGCTTTTATTTTTTTTATAATCGGTGTAAAATAGAAATAGTTGCGTAATTTATTCTTATAATAAGAAGCTAATATTTGAATAGATTATGATAAATGAAATTAATGGAGAGATGTAATGAGTGTAAAACAATATAAATTATATCTAATAGACTTAGATGGTACT is part of the Gemella haemolysans ATCC 10379 genome and encodes:
- a CDS encoding MerR family transcriptional regulator encodes the protein MGFKELQKNLPVFSISVVTKITQLTARQIRYYEEKKLFTPKRTEGNTRLFSFNDIDKLLTIKDLITKGFSLKAIDEIINKKEVPAETTQIRQIIHNDIFAGPNGLPRERSIGRGDLSRFYNNKNNKF
- a CDS encoding putative polysaccharide biosynthesis protein, whose protein sequence is MKILKKDSLFKGTAILSLSLILTKILGAIYLIPFYQIIGGEEQMALFNYGYSYYATILEISGAGTPLAIAKLVAKYNAIGAYSVSRRIYKLGSWLLVVMGIVGFCILFFGSGFISDQILISNQQKFTPQDGALVLKSLSFGIPLVLVSSGLRGLFQGHEIMLPSALSQFIEQVARIAFMLGATYFIMKVLGYGVVEGNVSATFAAAVGAVFSLITLFFFYSKNRRSLDFNIEDDEVQLDISTSALVKEFFSVSIPFIFIVGLFPILNIIDQHNFIHGMTEIGKADIVDGRFSALQLVNKVVMIAVAIAPAFSSTFLPSITRLFAQGDRITVSSQINKVILSLMMIVLPALVGMYVLADPIYSAFYSRSLENADLLRFYLPLAVLYSIYSLTSIIMQAVNKQLLNLAAIIVGLVVKYVTITPFVMKFETNGVILSSITTYLVMISINLVIINTAVRLKIFEFLSRFLIILSSCFIMFITVAAIYESILSNFVIESKISSMILIMICAIFGIVIYFFSITMMKFDEYLFGRKIKISSLRRLRR
- a CDS encoding pseudouridine synthase; this encodes MRLDKFISTTTTLSRAEAKKVIKKGILINDKLIKSPDYKVDEINDQVILDGKRLVYQKYVYIMMNKPQDTISATEDAIEKTVVDILKEEDRIHKVFPVGRLDKDTEGLMLLTNDGELAHRLISPKKDVVKKYYVEVSGELKEEHLPIIEAGVTLEDGYKCKAAKLEILESNEDESKANIYITEGKFHQVKRMMKSLGTTVTYLKRLSIGSLKLDENLKLGDYRYLTEEELNKLNK
- the pepV gene encoding dipeptidase PepV, whose translation is MSIDFKKEVLNHKEDLLKDLFELLSVRSILGTDITEETPFGSGPREALDLILSFGERDGYKTKLVENKAGHIEVGQGEELFGILGHVDVVPVVEADWTSHPFKPEIRDGKIFARGSLDDKGPTMAAYYAVKLLDKLGVKWNKRVRVIIGSDEETGFRCVEAYFKHEEQPASGFTPDAMFPLVYAEKARATFDHKLKFVVEDGNYNYKLVKFNGGQVLNMVIASAKAELVGEVSDIKEKFENFLVLEKLDGEVTVEDTIKLTLKGKAAHGSTPQYGVNGATKLAEFLSTLGLDNNGKNFVDYIVEKLANDPFGEKLGIDYSDNEMGEATYNYGIIDYDLLKKVGIVSTDCRHPMKFDLVARLNGVKVDNIDIEVTSTKEAHYVPKDDELVTTLMDVYRKHTGDTKNDAFVLGGGTYARCLKKGVAFGLLFPDKEDTMHQANEYLEVEDLLLATAIYAEGIYKLCCE
- a CDS encoding phosphotransferase family protein; the protein is MSKEYYQMGWTLDDTYNEDYFCSRDNQRYFIKKNTTPMIATLSAEGIVPRLRWTKRISNGDVLIAQDFENGRTLNTEDMTDKRIPEILKKVHGSSKLKRIMKAQGYAEETAARSLCNLKSIIADDLRKNNNIIDALNYLEKCLPDDDVEYTPCHTDLHKDNWLLSDQGKLFLVDWEHSILCDPAIDISFVLYRYIPQNEWNEWLKIYGQEPTIKYRNRLKWYITLQSVIMIVWYHEKKQLSEMNSWLVFLNSIFNDFI